In one Tachysurus vachellii isolate PV-2020 chromosome 24, HZAU_Pvac_v1, whole genome shotgun sequence genomic region, the following are encoded:
- the LOC132839157 gene encoding radixin isoform X1 — protein MPKPINVRVTTMDAELEFAIQPNTTGKQLFDQVVKTVGLREVWFFGLQYTDSKGYTTWLKLNKKVTQQDVKKENPLQFKFRAKFFPEDVSEELIQEITQRLFFLQVKESILNDENYCPPETAVLLASYSVQAKYADYSKDIHKPGYLANDRLLPQRVLEQHKLTKEQWEERIQTWHEEHRGMLREDSMMEYLKIAQDLEMYGVNYFEIKNKKGTELWLGVDALGLNIYEHEDKLTPKIGFPWSEIRNISFNDKKFVIKPIDKKAPDFVFYAPRLRINKRILALCMGNHELYMRRRKPDTIEVQQMKAQAREEKHQKQMERAQLENEKKKRELAEKEKERIEREKDELIERLRQIEEQTARAQKELEEQTRRALELDQERHRAKEEAERLEKEKLAAEEARAALAKQAADQMKNQEQLAAELAEFTAKITLLEEAKRKKEDEASEWQHKALSAQEDLEKTKEELKTVMVSVPAGSSAENEHDEHDESSAEASAELSNEGVAHTHTEEDRLTEAQKNERVKQQLQALSSELAQARDDTKKTQNDVLHAENVKAGRDKYKTLRQIRQGNTKQRIDEFESM, from the exons ATCAATGTACGAGTGACTACGATGGATGCTGAGCTGGAGTTTGCCATCCAGCCCAACACAACAGGCAAACAGCTCTTTGACCAG GTGGTGAAGACTGTGGGACTGCGTGAGGTCTGGTTTTTCGGTTTGCAGTACACGGACAGTAAGGGTTACACCACGTGGCTGAAGCTCAATAAGAAG GTGACTCAGCAGGATGTGAAGAAGGAGAACCCTCTGCAGTTCAAGTTCAGGGCCAAGTTCTTCCCTGAGGATGTTTCTGAAGAGCTGATACAGGAGATCACACAGCGCCTTTTCTTTCTTCAG GTGAAGGAGTCCATTTTGAATGATGAAAATTACTGTCCCCCTGAGACCGCAGTGCTTCTGGCATCCTACTCAGTCCAGGCCAAATACGCCGACTACAGCAAGGACATCCACAAGCCTGGCTATCTTGCCAATGACAGGCTTCTGCCACAGAG AGTTCTAGAGCAACATAAGCTGACTAAAGAACAGTGGGAGGAAAGGATACAGACTTGGCATGAGGAGCACAGAGGCATGCTCAG AGAGGACTCCATGATGGAGTATCTGAAAATTGCTCAGGATCTGGAGATGTATGGCGTCAACTACTTTGAGATCAAGAATAAGAAGGGAACAGAGCTGTGGCTGGGAGTGGATGCTCTGGGTCTGAACATTTACGAACATGAAGACAA GCTCACACCAAAGATCGGCTTTCCCTGGAGCGAAATCCGTAACATTTCTTTCAACGACAAGAAATTTGTCATCAAGCCCATTGATAAGAAAGCACCA gATTTCGTCTTCTATGCTCCACGGTTGCGGATCAATAAGCGGATCCTGGCTCTGTGCATGGGTAACCACGAGCTTTATATGAGGAGGAGAAAACCAGATACCATCGAGGTGCAGCAGATGAAGGCACAAGCCAGAGAGGAGAAACACCAAAAACAAATGGAGAG ggctcaacttgaaaatgaaaagaagaagcGTGAGCTTGCAGAAAAGGAGAAGGAAAGAATAGAGCGTGAGAAGGACGAGCTGATCGAGCGCCTGAGACAGATCGAAGAGCAAACAGCGAGAGCACAGAAAG aactgGAAGAACAGACACGTCGGGCTCTTGAATTGGACCAGGAAAGGCACAGGGCAAAGGAAGAGGCAGAAAGACTGGAGAAAGAGAAGCTGGCAGCCGAGGAGGCTCGAGCAGCACTGGCCAAACAAGCAGCAGATCAGATGAAGAACCAGGAGCAACTG GCTGCAGAACTGGCTGAGTTCACTGCCAAAATCACCCTGCTGGAGGAGGCCAAGAGGAAAAAGGAAGACGAGGCCAGTGAATGGCAGCACAAA GCTCTCTCAGCTCAGGAGGATCTGGAGAAAACCAAAGAAGAGCTGAAGACCGTGATGGTGTCAGTACCAGCAGGCAGCTCAGCGGAGAACGAACATGACGAGCACGACGAGAGCAGCGCCGAGGCCAGCGCAGAGCTCTCCAATGAAGGggtggcgcacacacacaccgaggaAGACCGCCTCACTGAGGCCCAGAAAAACGAACGCGTCAAGCAGCAGCTCCAG GCCCTGAGCTCAGAGTTAGCACAGGCTCGGGACGACACGAAGAAGACGCAGAACGACGTGCTGCACGCTGAGAACGTCAAGGCCGGCCGCGACAAGTACAAAACTCTGCGCCAGATCCGCCAGGGCAACACCAAGCAACGAATTGACGAGTTCGAGTCCATGTGA
- the LOC132839157 gene encoding radixin isoform X2 has translation MLSWSLPSSPTQQANSSLTRVLEQHKLTKEQWEERIQTWHEEHRGMLREDSMMEYLKIAQDLEMYGVNYFEIKNKKGTELWLGVDALGLNIYEHEDKLTPKIGFPWSEIRNISFNDKKFVIKPIDKKAPDFVFYAPRLRINKRILALCMGNHELYMRRRKPDTIEVQQMKAQAREEKHQKQMERAQLENEKKKRELAEKEKERIEREKDELIERLRQIEEQTARAQKELEEQTRRALELDQERHRAKEEAERLEKEKLAAEEARAALAKQAADQMKNQEQLAAELAEFTAKITLLEEAKRKKEDEASEWQHKALSAQEDLEKTKEELKTVMVSVPAGSSAENEHDEHDESSAEASAELSNEGVAHTHTEEDRLTEAQKNERVKQQLQALSSELAQARDDTKKTQNDVLHAENVKAGRDKYKTLRQIRQGNTKQRIDEFESM, from the exons ATGCTGAGCTGGAGTTTGCCATCCAGCCCAACACAACAGGCAAACAGCTCTTTGACCAG AGTTCTAGAGCAACATAAGCTGACTAAAGAACAGTGGGAGGAAAGGATACAGACTTGGCATGAGGAGCACAGAGGCATGCTCAG AGAGGACTCCATGATGGAGTATCTGAAAATTGCTCAGGATCTGGAGATGTATGGCGTCAACTACTTTGAGATCAAGAATAAGAAGGGAACAGAGCTGTGGCTGGGAGTGGATGCTCTGGGTCTGAACATTTACGAACATGAAGACAA GCTCACACCAAAGATCGGCTTTCCCTGGAGCGAAATCCGTAACATTTCTTTCAACGACAAGAAATTTGTCATCAAGCCCATTGATAAGAAAGCACCA gATTTCGTCTTCTATGCTCCACGGTTGCGGATCAATAAGCGGATCCTGGCTCTGTGCATGGGTAACCACGAGCTTTATATGAGGAGGAGAAAACCAGATACCATCGAGGTGCAGCAGATGAAGGCACAAGCCAGAGAGGAGAAACACCAAAAACAAATGGAGAG ggctcaacttgaaaatgaaaagaagaagcGTGAGCTTGCAGAAAAGGAGAAGGAAAGAATAGAGCGTGAGAAGGACGAGCTGATCGAGCGCCTGAGACAGATCGAAGAGCAAACAGCGAGAGCACAGAAAG aactgGAAGAACAGACACGTCGGGCTCTTGAATTGGACCAGGAAAGGCACAGGGCAAAGGAAGAGGCAGAAAGACTGGAGAAAGAGAAGCTGGCAGCCGAGGAGGCTCGAGCAGCACTGGCCAAACAAGCAGCAGATCAGATGAAGAACCAGGAGCAACTG GCTGCAGAACTGGCTGAGTTCACTGCCAAAATCACCCTGCTGGAGGAGGCCAAGAGGAAAAAGGAAGACGAGGCCAGTGAATGGCAGCACAAA GCTCTCTCAGCTCAGGAGGATCTGGAGAAAACCAAAGAAGAGCTGAAGACCGTGATGGTGTCAGTACCAGCAGGCAGCTCAGCGGAGAACGAACATGACGAGCACGACGAGAGCAGCGCCGAGGCCAGCGCAGAGCTCTCCAATGAAGGggtggcgcacacacacaccgaggaAGACCGCCTCACTGAGGCCCAGAAAAACGAACGCGTCAAGCAGCAGCTCCAG GCCCTGAGCTCAGAGTTAGCACAGGCTCGGGACGACACGAAGAAGACGCAGAACGACGTGCTGCACGCTGAGAACGTCAAGGCCGGCCGCGACAAGTACAAAACTCTGCGCCAGATCCGCCAGGGCAACACCAAGCAACGAATTGACGAGTTCGAGTCCATGTGA